The bacterium BMS3Abin08 genome has a window encoding:
- the hemY gene encoding protoporphyrinogen oxidase, whose translation MSVTIVGGGISGLSLAYFLLEKNPSLDLKILEAKDRPGGKIWSDRAGGFLCESGVNGFLDNKPMTLGLASKLSLSPLRSNDNAGNRFVYSNGKLKMIPGSPLSFLFSDLLSFCGKTRIFYEIVAPKGTNDESLAVFATRRLGREAYEKLIDPMASGIYAGDPEKLSLKSCFPRIYELEKKYGSLIRALIRLQKEAKKTGKKVGPEPGGTLTSFYDGMETIIDALKGYLGDRLITERRITGIEKKGEIYSVYTDNGESHESGRVVLACPAYASADITAGFDKDLSGLLKEIPYPAVSVVCLGFRREDVRNNLNGFGFLVPYREHRRILGTLWDSSIFPNRAPEGSVLLRSMIGGVRASDLAMQDNERLVEIVLEELREIMGIDEDPEFYRVYRHGRAIPQYNVGHGDLLQRIQDRISGYPGLYITGNAYRGISVNDCIENSHKLSGTIFAENE comes from the coding sequence ATGAGCGTCACCATAGTCGGTGGTGGGATCTCTGGCCTCTCTCTGGCATACTTCCTTTTAGAAAAAAATCCATCCTTAGACTTGAAAATCCTTGAGGCCAAGGACCGTCCCGGGGGAAAGATCTGGTCTGACAGGGCCGGCGGCTTTCTCTGTGAATCCGGTGTGAACGGGTTTCTCGACAACAAACCGATGACTCTCGGGCTTGCCTCAAAACTCTCCCTTTCTCCACTGAGGAGCAATGATAACGCGGGTAACAGGTTTGTATATTCCAACGGAAAGCTGAAGATGATCCCTGGATCTCCTCTGAGCTTTCTCTTTTCCGATCTTCTCTCGTTTTGCGGTAAGACAAGGATATTTTATGAGATCGTCGCCCCGAAGGGCACAAATGACGAGAGTCTTGCTGTTTTCGCAACGAGAAGGCTCGGGAGGGAGGCTTATGAAAAATTGATTGATCCGATGGCATCAGGGATATATGCCGGCGACCCTGAAAAACTGAGCCTCAAGAGCTGCTTCCCAAGGATTTATGAGCTTGAAAAGAAGTATGGAAGTCTGATAAGGGCACTTATCAGGTTGCAGAAGGAGGCCAAGAAGACCGGCAAAAAGGTCGGCCCTGAGCCGGGAGGAACCCTGACGTCATTTTATGATGGAATGGAGACCATAATAGATGCACTGAAGGGGTATCTTGGAGATAGACTGATAACGGAGAGACGAATCACCGGGATTGAGAAAAAAGGGGAAATCTACTCCGTATATACGGACAACGGTGAGTCCCATGAATCCGGGAGGGTTGTCCTTGCCTGTCCCGCCTACGCTTCCGCTGATATAACAGCGGGTTTTGACAAGGATTTATCCGGATTACTGAAGGAGATCCCCTATCCCGCTGTTTCGGTAGTCTGCCTGGGGTTCAGGAGGGAGGATGTTCGGAATAACCTCAATGGATTCGGGTTTCTTGTCCCCTACAGGGAACACAGGAGGATTCTCGGTACCCTGTGGGACTCGAGTATTTTCCCGAACAGGGCCCCCGAGGGATCGGTCCTTCTAAGAAGCATGATCGGGGGTGTTAGGGCCTCGGACCTTGCAATGCAGGACAATGAAAGACTGGTGGAGATCGTGCTTGAGGAACTCAGGGAGATCATGGGGATCGATGAAGATCCTGAGTTTTACAGGGTTTATAGACACGGAAGGGCCATACCCCAGTATAATGTGGGTCATGGAGACCTGCTTCAGAGGATCCAGGACAGGATTTCAGGATATCCCGGCCTTTACATCACCGGAAATGCCTACAGGGGCATAAGTGTAAACGACTGTATTGAGAATTCTCATAAACTATCCGGGACGATTTTTGCAGAAAATGAATAA
- the comC gene encoding type 4 prepilin-like proteins leader peptide-processing enzyme translates to MTFVVAFVFGLAVGSFLNVCIYRIPRDISIVSPASSCPSCRIKIKPWDNIPLLSYLLLGGRCRGCGARISLRYPAVELLNGLAYLVVMWRYGPTLEGLVFMIYFSALIVITFIDLDFQIIPDSITIPGSVIAPILGVFLLSDPFNRSLQLGPVQSIAGLFLGFGLFYAIAALSRGGMGGGDIKMMAMVGALTGWKGVFLTTFIGSLTGALIGVALMVIKGRGRKSKIPFGPFLALGSAITILFGEEILKLYLRSL, encoded by the coding sequence ATGACCTTTGTGGTTGCCTTTGTTTTCGGCCTTGCAGTAGGATCATTTCTGAATGTCTGTATCTATCGTATCCCCAGGGATATCTCAATAGTGAGTCCGGCATCGTCATGTCCGTCCTGCAGGATAAAGATCAAGCCCTGGGACAATATCCCCCTGTTGAGCTACCTCCTCCTCGGTGGACGTTGCAGGGGGTGCGGTGCAAGGATCTCCCTGCGCTATCCTGCGGTTGAACTCCTCAACGGTCTTGCCTATCTCGTTGTCATGTGGAGGTATGGCCCGACCCTTGAAGGCCTTGTTTTCATGATATATTTTTCAGCCCTTATCGTGATTACCTTTATTGATCTGGATTTCCAGATTATCCCCGACTCCATTACAATCCCCGGTTCCGTGATCGCGCCGATACTGGGTGTTTTCCTCCTCTCCGATCCCTTCAACAGGTCACTGCAGCTTGGTCCCGTTCAGTCGATTGCAGGGCTGTTTCTCGGATTCGGGCTTTTTTATGCAATTGCCGCATTGAGCAGGGGTGGAATGGGGGGGGGAGATATAAAGATGATGGCCATGGTGGGGGCCCTTACAGGATGGAAGGGGGTGTTTTTAACGACATTTATAGGCAGCCTGACCGGTGCACTGATCGGGGTGGCATTGATGGTCATAAAGGGCAGGGGCAGGAAGAGCAAAATCCCCTTCGGTCCGTTCCTGGCCCTTGGGTCGGCAATCACGATACTCTTCGGAGAGGAGATCCTGAAACTCTATCTGAGGAGTTTATGA